A single genomic interval of Arthrobacter methylotrophus harbors:
- a CDS encoding RICIN domain-containing protein: protein MALRKSFMVAVVPLAVAALAGIAAPSGAAVPQAVPAGTTFNVSVGAPAAGPSATDTPAFPFIDKDGTYYHQQSIAQYGATEQRHWDFYTGTTMDDATKSTALSGYVNPSNSQDTNKDTTWRCNNSPTGLTASSDPSGTYSQKNFCDLAGVWIDPDTGDWYGLVHNEFTGSPFGDGVHYDAIDRAVSKDQGKTWSIADHVITSPFSTTRNDASAFPNQTYYYGDGDQRLLVDHASGYFYVYYGSRVINKTGGWDSFQSHVARAPISSKMSPNSWQKWYNGAWTEPGAGGKESSLVPVTGAGQTGYASAATEYNPANTGTTQQQITAGTLQPTSPLYVMDVAYNAYLGLYIGQPQAVDQSGNAPQQYYATDDLTKQQWTLIGDTGAYHTKSWYRWFLDSANKTSNQIIGKDFRSYCYFCNLDAQPQRGSEYVPVTITSSAAPAAPVDVTKLYTITNGDGRLLAQTTGGSATTSLASGTTGQTSWQFGAVGDGSYTITNNASGSRLGVGTSSTSNRAWGTKPTVTAAATGAGAVGQQWWVIKGTSATDNAPTGTVKLVNRYSGLELDLSSTSTRLAETTALRTWTDTSGNTVGGGRTAAEQALSLTVVGTSSSTDLTGTRTLKTGSNNLDVPNHSTVAGTQLATWSTTGGNNQAFTFTRQSDGTYEIKGVESGLCLDVDGNSSAAGAKIIQWTCTGGTNQRWTLTKVSTGSYTVASAQSGLLLTAASSTVGALITQQTSTGSPLQQWAIG, encoded by the coding sequence ATGGCCCTCAGGAAGAGTTTTATGGTGGCGGTGGTTCCTCTGGCAGTTGCTGCGCTTGCCGGCATCGCGGCCCCTTCAGGCGCGGCGGTTCCGCAGGCGGTCCCTGCCGGTACGACATTCAACGTATCGGTGGGTGCACCGGCGGCCGGTCCTTCGGCAACGGATACGCCGGCGTTTCCGTTCATTGATAAGGACGGCACCTACTATCATCAGCAGTCCATTGCGCAGTATGGCGCCACGGAGCAGCGTCACTGGGATTTTTACACCGGAACGACAATGGACGATGCTACGAAGTCCACTGCTCTCAGTGGCTATGTCAATCCGTCCAATAGTCAGGACACGAACAAAGACACGACGTGGCGCTGCAACAACAGCCCTACCGGGCTCACTGCGAGCAGCGATCCGTCCGGGACATACTCGCAAAAGAACTTCTGTGATCTGGCCGGTGTCTGGATCGACCCCGATACCGGGGACTGGTACGGCCTGGTACACAACGAGTTCACCGGCAGCCCCTTCGGCGACGGAGTCCATTATGACGCCATCGACCGTGCGGTCTCCAAAGACCAAGGCAAAACGTGGTCAATCGCTGACCACGTCATCACCTCGCCATTCAGCACCACAAGGAACGACGCCTCCGCGTTCCCGAACCAGACCTACTACTACGGAGACGGGGATCAGCGCCTCCTCGTTGACCACGCGTCCGGTTATTTCTACGTGTACTACGGTTCTCGGGTCATCAACAAGACGGGAGGATGGGATTCATTCCAGAGTCACGTGGCACGGGCCCCGATCTCTTCGAAGATGTCCCCGAATTCCTGGCAGAAATGGTACAACGGTGCCTGGACCGAACCGGGTGCGGGCGGCAAAGAAAGCAGCTTGGTACCGGTAACGGGCGCTGGTCAGACCGGCTACGCATCGGCTGCGACCGAGTACAACCCGGCAAACACCGGCACCACTCAGCAGCAGATCACGGCAGGGACGCTCCAACCGACTTCTCCCCTGTACGTGATGGATGTGGCCTACAATGCCTACCTCGGGCTGTACATCGGACAGCCACAAGCGGTGGACCAGAGCGGGAATGCCCCGCAGCAGTACTACGCGACAGACGACCTGACCAAGCAGCAGTGGACCCTCATCGGCGACACCGGCGCCTATCACACCAAGTCGTGGTACCGCTGGTTCCTCGACTCAGCGAACAAAACCAGCAACCAAATCATCGGCAAGGACTTCCGCAGCTACTGCTATTTCTGCAACTTGGACGCACAACCACAACGTGGAAGCGAATACGTGCCAGTGACGATTACATCGTCAGCCGCTCCTGCGGCTCCTGTCGACGTGACCAAGCTCTACACCATCACAAACGGCGACGGCCGCCTGCTCGCCCAAACAACCGGCGGATCGGCAACAACGTCACTTGCGTCCGGGACAACCGGGCAGACCAGCTGGCAGTTCGGCGCCGTCGGTGACGGTTCCTACACCATCACGAACAATGCGAGCGGTTCGCGGCTGGGTGTTGGAACCTCATCAACGTCGAACCGGGCATGGGGCACGAAACCAACGGTGACGGCCGCTGCTACGGGAGCTGGCGCAGTGGGTCAGCAATGGTGGGTCATCAAAGGAACCTCGGCGACCGACAACGCCCCGACCGGCACCGTAAAGCTCGTCAACCGCTACAGCGGCCTCGAGCTTGACCTCTCCTCGACGTCCACGAGACTCGCCGAAACGACAGCCCTCCGCACCTGGACGGACACCTCGGGCAACACGGTCGGCGGCGGCCGCACCGCTGCCGAACAAGCGCTGTCACTTACCGTGGTAGGTACGAGCTCCAGCACCGATCTCACAGGAACCCGCACGCTGAAAACCGGCTCCAACAACCTCGACGTGCCGAACCACAGCACGGTGGCAGGAACCCAGCTCGCTACCTGGTCAACCACGGGTGGAAACAACCAGGCGTTCACCTTCACCCGTCAGTCCGACGGCACCTACGAGATCAAGGGCGTCGAATCCGGCTTGTGCCTCGACGTCGACGGTAATTCGAGTGCTGCCGGGGCGAAGATCATCCAATGGACGTGCACGGGCGGAACCAACCAGCGATGGACACTCACGAAGGTCTCCACGGGTTCATACACTGTGGCGTCCGCGCAGTCAGGGCTCCTCCTCACCGCAGCATCATCCACCGTTGGGGCGCTGATCACCCAGCAAACGTCGACCGGGTCGCCCTTGCAGCAGTGGGCCATCGGATAG
- a CDS encoding SIR2 family protein produces the protein MKVVLLGAGFSRAISPEMPLMKQLGPLVLERLDLPADTLSPFGGDVEAWLGHLGSDEPWLEDSDNLRSRALFVDGVQAIHDIIVEAQSRTEEETPPWLQRLVAQWSHEKATILTFNYDTLLERALAEVVGARGFGDLYQIALEQRQPVDAAVYPSGGPALRESPALYKLHGSVNWLHGGERAPSTERFVLREDHIPPYLHEDLSPFVVPPASSKSHYYDRAPLRVQWKRAAAALREATAVDVIGYSFPPSDSGTRTFLGTNTGESVPLTLVDPSPEAHSRLNNMFPNRGEAAWFESVEDFVEATCGDLVIAWRENRGEHPGLHMEVNGIRSMEPRQGDSDPSLRDRLREDYPGAGEPIEVTLPNGTQAWRLLSPAKS, from the coding sequence ATGAAAGTAGTTCTGCTCGGCGCCGGCTTCTCGCGAGCAATCAGTCCAGAAATGCCCCTGATGAAACAGCTCGGACCATTGGTGCTGGAGCGCCTCGATCTCCCCGCCGATACCCTTTCGCCATTTGGTGGTGACGTCGAGGCCTGGCTCGGCCATCTTGGCAGTGACGAACCGTGGCTAGAGGACAGCGACAACCTTCGTTCTCGCGCGCTTTTTGTCGATGGAGTCCAAGCCATCCACGACATCATCGTCGAGGCCCAAAGCAGAACCGAAGAGGAGACGCCGCCGTGGCTGCAGCGGTTGGTAGCGCAGTGGTCGCATGAGAAGGCGACGATTCTGACATTCAACTACGACACACTTCTTGAACGAGCCCTCGCCGAGGTCGTCGGCGCGCGTGGTTTCGGGGACCTGTATCAAATCGCTCTGGAACAACGCCAGCCGGTGGATGCGGCCGTCTACCCCTCGGGTGGCCCCGCACTGCGGGAGAGTCCGGCCCTCTACAAGCTGCATGGTTCCGTCAACTGGCTGCACGGAGGCGAGCGGGCCCCCTCGACGGAGCGGTTTGTCTTGCGCGAAGACCACATCCCGCCATACCTCCACGAGGATCTCTCTCCGTTCGTCGTCCCTCCTGCCAGCAGCAAGAGCCACTACTACGATCGCGCGCCACTACGGGTTCAGTGGAAGCGCGCTGCGGCCGCTCTTCGAGAGGCGACAGCCGTGGATGTCATCGGCTATTCCTTCCCACCCAGTGACTCCGGGACCCGCACATTCCTCGGAACAAACACCGGTGAGTCCGTTCCCTTGACTCTGGTCGATCCTTCGCCGGAGGCTCACAGCCGGCTTAACAACATGTTTCCGAACCGGGGCGAGGCTGCATGGTTCGAGTCTGTCGAAGATTTCGTCGAGGCCACCTGCGGAGACCTGGTCATTGCCTGGCGGGAAAACCGAGGTGAACACCCTGGTCTCCACATGGAAGTGAACGGGATACGGTCTATGGAGCCGCGCCAAGGGGATTCTGATCCTTCCCTTCGCGACCGACTGCGCGAAGACTATCCTGGCGCCGGGGAGCCGATTGAAGTGACTCTTCCCAACGGCACGCAGGCATGGCGGCTGTTGAGCCCGGCAAAGTCCTGA
- a CDS encoding VOC family protein: protein MNDDPKGSLHHIELWVPNLKRAKDEWGWILSSLGYENYQNWSNGISWRLGPTYIVVEESPDLSSREHHRTAPGLNHLAFRAGNREDVDALARESAHHGWSPLFADKYPNAGGPEHYAAYLVNSDGFELELVAKV from the coding sequence GTGAACGATGATCCCAAAGGCTCCCTGCACCATATTGAACTGTGGGTACCTAACCTCAAGCGAGCCAAGGATGAATGGGGCTGGATCTTGTCCAGCTTGGGATACGAGAATTATCAGAACTGGAGCAACGGGATCAGTTGGCGGCTGGGTCCCACCTACATAGTTGTTGAGGAATCACCGGACTTGAGCAGCCGAGAACATCACCGCACCGCGCCCGGGCTGAATCACCTGGCCTTCAGGGCCGGGAACCGAGAAGATGTTGACGCTCTGGCTAGAGAGAGCGCGCATCACGGCTGGAGCCCCTTGTTCGCGGACAAGTACCCGAACGCCGGCGGCCCCGAACATTACGCCGCATATCTTGTGAATTCCGATGGCTTCGAACTAGAGCTCGTTGCCAAAGTGTAG
- a CDS encoding GNAT family N-acetyltransferase — MQIREATVDDLGHVTAVCDASGRTHWTSEMIAPRSDRVVLVAVTQDEVVGVAKTHLHPNPEGCSPAGHYLGGVVVAPGFRRRGVGFALTRARLEWIWSRASVAYYFTNEHNTASIRMHEPLNFRPVARFPEIRGVTADDGQSELVLFKASR; from the coding sequence ATGCAGATTCGTGAAGCCACCGTGGATGACTTAGGACATGTGACTGCGGTCTGTGATGCCAGCGGCCGAACACACTGGACCAGCGAGATGATCGCCCCCAGGAGCGACCGGGTCGTATTGGTGGCTGTCACACAGGATGAAGTCGTCGGCGTGGCCAAGACGCATCTCCACCCGAATCCCGAAGGCTGTTCTCCTGCCGGCCACTATCTTGGGGGCGTGGTGGTCGCTCCAGGGTTCCGCCGGCGAGGAGTGGGTTTTGCCCTCACCCGGGCGAGATTGGAATGGATCTGGTCTCGGGCTTCGGTCGCTTACTACTTCACTAACGAACACAACACCGCATCCATCAGGATGCACGAGCCTCTCAATTTCCGGCCGGTCGCCCGATTCCCGGAGATTCGCGGAGTGACCGCGGACGACGGTCAGTCAGAGCTCGTTCTCTTCAAAGCGTCCCGATGA
- a CDS encoding recombinase family protein, whose protein sequence is MLIGYARCSTSSQDLTTQRNALLAAGVDPEAIYVDHGFTGTKRDRPGLGKTLAACRAGDTLVVTKLDRLARSLPDARDIADELTRKGVTLNVGGSIYDPHDPVGKLPFNVLGMVAEFESDLIRARTREGMAVAKAKGKLRGRQPKLSKTQEVHLVSLHRGGKHTTTEIAELFDVARSTVYRAIQRAGSTV, encoded by the coding sequence ATGCTCATCGGCTACGCTCGTTGCTCGACCAGCTCTCAGGACCTCACCACTCAGCGCAATGCCCTCTTGGCCGCAGGGGTGGACCCCGAAGCGATCTACGTCGACCACGGGTTCACCGGCACCAAGCGCGACCGCCCCGGACTGGGTAAGACCCTGGCCGCGTGCCGCGCCGGCGACACGCTCGTGGTGACTAAGCTCGACCGCCTCGCCCGCTCGCTTCCGGACGCGAGGGACATCGCCGACGAGCTCACCCGCAAGGGAGTAACTCTGAATGTCGGCGGAAGCATCTACGATCCGCACGACCCTGTGGGCAAACTGCCGTTCAACGTCCTAGGCATGGTCGCCGAGTTCGAATCCGACCTCATCCGAGCCCGGACCCGCGAAGGCATGGCCGTCGCGAAGGCCAAAGGCAAGCTTCGAGGTCGGCAGCCCAAGCTCTCCAAAACACAGGAAGTCCACCTCGTGAGCCTCCACCGAGGCGGCAAGCACACCACGACGGAGATCGCCGAACTCTTCGACGTCGCCCGCTCCACCGTTTACCGCGCGATCCAGCGTGCAGGATCCACTGTGTAA
- a CDS encoding recombinase family protein, which translates to MSTLDQNEKRQLEGQVLDRVFTDKASGRDTSRPELTELLLFARDGDTVVVHSMDRLARNLDDLRALVQGLTRKGVRVEFVKESLVFTGEDSPMANLMLSVMGAFAEFERSLIRERQKEGIALAKQRGVYKGRKKTLTPELAAELVQRAGSGISKVVLARDYGISRETVYQYLRQANL; encoded by the coding sequence GTGAGCACGCTGGACCAGAACGAGAAGCGCCAGCTCGAAGGCCAAGTGCTGGACCGCGTGTTCACGGACAAGGCATCCGGCCGGGACACGTCCAGGCCGGAACTGACCGAGTTGTTGCTATTCGCCCGCGACGGCGACACCGTGGTGGTGCACAGCATGGACCGGCTCGCGCGCAACCTCGATGACCTTCGTGCCCTCGTCCAAGGACTCACCCGCAAAGGCGTCCGGGTGGAGTTCGTCAAGGAGAGTCTGGTTTTCACCGGCGAGGACTCCCCCATGGCCAACCTAATGCTCTCCGTCATGGGAGCCTTCGCCGAGTTCGAACGTTCCCTCATCAGGGAACGCCAGAAGGAAGGGATCGCCCTGGCCAAGCAGCGCGGCGTCTACAAAGGACGGAAGAAGACCCTGACTCCGGAGCTCGCGGCCGAGCTGGTCCAGCGGGCCGGCAGCGGCATTTCAAAGGTCGTCCTTGCCCGCGATTACGGGATCAGCAGGGAGACGGTCTACCAGTATCTGCGCCAAGCCAACTTGTAG
- a CDS encoding helix-turn-helix domain-containing protein, whose product MATSTATKETFLAPEAPHTGKIYNFMEAHAEKNGSQPSPQFFLSGAEAGDQVEIPHEIYEVLVKTVEAMRKGLAITITPSSMTLTTQQAAELLGVTRPTLVRLLDSGKIPFEKPGTHRRIKLEDVLAFKEVRKAEQYEALDSLGAIDDVNPEAAINRMKKARAVAAERRRQHKE is encoded by the coding sequence ATGGCTACGAGTACAGCGACCAAGGAAACCTTCCTCGCACCAGAGGCGCCTCACACTGGAAAGATCTACAACTTCATGGAGGCCCATGCCGAGAAGAACGGCTCGCAACCTTCCCCTCAGTTCTTTCTTTCCGGTGCTGAAGCCGGCGACCAGGTTGAGATCCCCCACGAAATCTATGAAGTGCTCGTTAAAACCGTGGAAGCAATGCGTAAGGGCCTGGCCATTACCATCACACCCAGTTCCATGACTTTGACCACTCAGCAGGCGGCAGAGCTGTTGGGCGTTACGCGCCCGACGCTCGTTCGCCTCCTCGATAGCGGAAAGATCCCCTTCGAAAAGCCTGGTACTCACCGGCGCATCAAGCTTGAAGACGTCCTAGCTTTCAAGGAAGTCCGAAAGGCGGAGCAATACGAAGCCTTGGATTCCTTGGGAGCTATTGACGATGTAAACCCCGAAGCAGCGATCAACAGGATGAAGAAGGCCCGTGCTGTGGCGGCGGAGCGCCGCCGACAGCACAAGGAATGA
- a CDS encoding PIN domain-containing protein: MFTALLDSCVLWPSTQRDFLLSLAFEGAYRFIFSESILMEVEANEEIKRVERGDSVEEAREKALHLVDRMRSSFGDAIVTNWEGLEGTYGLPDPDDEHVLAAAVVGGAGSIVTENYRDFPEEKIPAGIQVVSAKDFAFDTVSMRPDLGLHAVMAMSTRSGRNGTASSPEDILDTLNKLYGMDAATALIRDLL, translated from the coding sequence ATGTTCACCGCCCTCCTTGACAGCTGTGTCCTCTGGCCCAGTACGCAACGCGATTTTCTGTTATCTCTGGCATTCGAGGGGGCTTACCGCTTCATCTTTAGCGAGTCCATCCTCATGGAGGTCGAGGCAAACGAAGAGATTAAGCGTGTCGAGCGAGGGGACAGCGTGGAAGAAGCGAGGGAAAAGGCCTTGCACCTGGTCGACCGGATGCGTTCCAGCTTCGGAGACGCGATCGTCACGAATTGGGAAGGGCTCGAGGGGACCTACGGTTTGCCTGATCCCGACGACGAACATGTGTTGGCTGCAGCAGTTGTGGGCGGTGCTGGCAGCATCGTAACCGAAAATTACCGAGACTTCCCTGAAGAAAAAATCCCTGCTGGCATCCAGGTAGTGAGTGCGAAGGACTTTGCCTTTGACACGGTGTCCATGAGGCCAGATCTGGGTCTCCATGCCGTCATGGCCATGTCCACCCGGTCAGGGCGGAACGGTACAGCGTCCTCCCCAGAGGACATCCTAGATACCTTGAACAAGCTGTACGGCATGGACGCGGCCACGGCACTAATTCGGGATCTCCTCTAG
- a CDS encoding SMI1/KNR4 family protein, with protein sequence MLEKLLPGKTGSRVRDCINSVALPSNAQVESLFGWRNGTNTQSVTSLDDIHVFPGFYFLSIEDATANYRAFRNDDRWSHGWLPLFANGGGDFYVVDLASDCPGSVRHFRIDEDEHPLEFESIAAMATTMAAAFERGTFFVDSDGYLEMDDIAFAALAAELNPLVPWWNETIQG encoded by the coding sequence GTGTTAGAGAAATTGCTTCCGGGTAAAACTGGGTCCCGGGTCAGGGACTGCATCAATTCAGTTGCCCTGCCTTCCAATGCCCAGGTCGAGTCGCTGTTCGGGTGGCGCAACGGAACGAACACACAATCCGTGACGTCGCTTGATGACATTCATGTCTTCCCTGGCTTCTACTTCCTTTCGATTGAAGATGCGACAGCCAACTACCGAGCTTTCCGCAATGATGATCGTTGGAGTCATGGATGGCTGCCCCTGTTTGCAAACGGAGGGGGCGACTTTTACGTGGTTGACCTCGCAAGTGATTGCCCAGGATCCGTTCGGCATTTCCGGATTGACGAGGACGAACATCCTCTCGAGTTCGAATCGATCGCGGCAATGGCAACCACAATGGCTGCAGCCTTTGAAAGAGGCACCTTCTTCGTCGACTCTGACGGCTACCTCGAAATGGACGACATCGCTTTTGCCGCGTTGGCCGCGGAACTAAACCCGCTTGTTCCTTGGTGGAACGAGACCATTCAAGGCTAG